The following coding sequences lie in one Phalacrocorax aristotelis chromosome 4, bGulAri2.1, whole genome shotgun sequence genomic window:
- the LOC142056858 gene encoding protein O-GlcNAcase-like isoform X4 → MAGRPRFFCGVVEGFYGRPWSMEQRKLLFQWLKRWGLNCYMYAPKDELKHRLLWREPYTEHEAACMRSLIEAAQDQGVEFVFAISAGQDMVFSSAGDRLLLQQKLRQVAAMGCHSFALLFDDIDPCMCQADRDVFPSLAQAQASVANEVYQELGQPSVFLFCPTEYCSSLCSPSPSQSCYLLTLGQELLPGIGVIWTGPKVVSQELSATLLEEVEGVLQRRPIIWDNLYANDYDCRRVFLGPYTGRAPGLMPRLRGLLLNPNCELQANFIPIHTLGSWFQSELGSCAHADHTGMETAAALGDSQGPPEGSYSSQEALELALHDWVAEINQQALEPGRTPGHPSISLKGGTRLQLGTEGGQEVMPDPQPHNSVPSGADQHGPEPCSVAPGEGMRKVTSEPKKGSGSRTPAGSRQSPTGDGDQLTAESRASCEPSSALPTVAGSAQSAGTPVATETLHSPAPPMCCSSGANTSQNLPLPTSDARTGDGSSPQPPSSMQPEVSRADTPPGPGAGASPGSPVPLTDGAGASPDPPVPLTDGAGASPDPPVPLTDGAGASPGPMAPLTPEEARSSPMALLTLEAAGSGPMVPLTPKEARTSPTASMTPMETGSVPAALLTLEEARSNSTAPLTLGEVRMLVELFYLPYHHGPLAQHLLEHFRWLRANSLSVGVPATAPDAGEGTQWRSRAQSFQLLCAQTCRLHSRFVSSAGRALLYDLHPYLWDIRNMLLAASAFILWLDGHLLCDPDPKGTWGSCFGWCQSITAPILLGGDAEPWARRGGLFGEFQALLPVGNSCDLFYHPPPLFPSSQLYLLRPLLPLDKGELYRMCQESLDCDPKVAEILAAHPDLLGDRLLGSFLSLSPEYTFVLEDEGGPCGYAAGALCAEGFLQQRDSSWLPAIRHKYPRDLGTGAPVLGQDALEEALLFFHTEPPAVPLPVLRRFPSLVQLGTAPRVLDVGASRSLAICLLSALRANGSRGVFCEVSAADRQQLSFYSKLGFVALPVAWGSSPGARLLGRLL, encoded by the exons GCTGAAACGCTGGGGACTGAACTGCTACATGTATGCGCCCAAGGATGAGCTGAAGCACCGGCTGCTCTGGCGAGAGCCCTACACAGAGCATGAGGCAG CCTGTATGCGGTCTCTCATCGAAGCTGCCCAAGACCAGGGTGTGGAGTTTGTTTTTGCCATTTCTGCTGGCCAGGACATGGTGTTTTCAAGTGCCGGGGATCGgcttctgctgcagcaaaaaCTCAGGCAG GTGGCTGCCATGGGGTGCCACTCCTTCGCGCTGCTCTTCGACGACATCGACCCCTGCATGTGCCAAGCTGACAGAGATGTCTTCCcctccctggcacaggctcAGGCCTCTGTGGCCAACGAGGTGTACCAGGAGCTGGGCCAACCCTCCGTCTTCCTTTTCTGCCCTACAG AGTACTGCAGTTCTCTGtgctctcccagccccagccagtcCTGCTACTTGTTGACCCTTGGCCAGGAGCTGCTCCCAGGGATTGGTGTCATCTGGACAG GCCCAAAGGTGGTGTCACAGGAGCTCTCAGCCAcactgctggaggaggtggagggTGTCCTGCAGCGCCGCCCCATCATCTGGGACAACCTGTATGCCAATGACTATGACTGCAGACGTGTCTTCCTGGGCCCCTACACGGGACGTGCCCCCGGCCTCATGCCCAGGCTCCGTGGGCTGCTCCTCAACCCCAACTGCGAGCTCCAGGCCAACTTCATCCCCATACACACATTGGGCAGCTGGTTTCAGAGCGAGCTGGGGAGCTGTGCTCATGCTGATCACACAG GGATGGAGACTGCGGCAGCCCTGGGAGACAGCCAAGGCCCACCGGAGGGAAGCTACAGCTCCCAGGAGGCCTTGGAGCTGGCGTTGCATGACTGGGTGGCAGAGATAAACCAGCAGGCCTTGGAGCCAG GAAGGACCCCAGGACACCCCAGCATCAGCCTCAAGGGAGGAACGAGGCTGCAGCTTGGCACAGAGGGAGGACAGGAGGTCATGCctgacccccagccccacaacTCTGTTCCCAGTGGGGCAGATCAGCATGGCCCTGAGCCCTGCAGCGTGGCACCAGGAGAAGGAATGAGGAAGGTGACCTCGGAGCCCAAGAAGggcagtgggagcaggacacccgCTGGCAGTCGGCAAAGCCCTACAGGGGATGGGGACCAGCTCACCGCGGAGAGCAGAGCGAGCTGTGAgccctcctctgctctgcctacTGTGGCTGGGAGTGCCCAGTCTGCAGGAACCCCAGTGGCTACGGAGACTCTccacagcccagccccacccatgtgctgcagcagtggggCCAACACCAGCCAGAACCTTCCCCTACCCACCAGTGATGCCAGGACAGGGGATGgcagctccccccagccccccagcagTATGCAGCCTGAGGTCAGCAGGGCTGACACACccccagggcctggggcaggtGCCAGCCCTGGCTCCCCAGTACCACTCACTGATGGGGCTGGTGCCAGCCCTGACCCCCCAGTACCACTCACTGATGGGGCTGGTGCCAGCCCTGACCCCCCAGTACCGCTCACTGATGGGGCTGgtgccagccctggccccaTGGCACCATTGACCCCAGAGGAGGCCAGGTCCAGCCCCATGGCTCTGCTGACCCTGGAGGCGGCTGGATCTGGCCCCATGGTACCACTGACCCCCAAGGAGGCCAGAACCAGCCCTACAGCATCAATGACCCCCATGGAGACTGGGTCTGTCCCTGCGGCACTGCTGACCCTTGAGGAGGCCAGGTCCAATTCCACAGCACCACTGACCCTGGGGGAGGTGCGCATGCTGGTGGAGCTCTTCTACCTGCCCTACCATCATGGGCCACTGGCGCAGCATCTCCTGGAGCACTTTCGGTGGCTCCGAGCAAACAGCCTCAGTGTGGGGGTCCCAGCCACGGCACCCGATGCCGGCGAG GGCACACAGTGGCGCAGCCGAGCCCAGTCcttccagctgctctgtgctcagACATGCCGCCTGCACAGCCGCTTCGTCAGCAGCGCCGGACGGGCACTGCTCTACGACCTCCACCCCTACCTCTGGGACATCCGCAAcatgctgctggctgccagtgCCTTCATCCTCTGGCTGG ATGGCCACCTCCTCTGCGACCCTGACCCCAAGGGCACCTGGGGAAGCTGCTTTGGCT ggTGCCAGAGCATCACTGCCCCGATCCTGCTGGGGGGAGACGCTGAGCCCTGGGCACGTCGTGGGGGCCTCTTTGGAGAATTCCAG GCACTGCTGCCTGTGGGGAACAGCTGTGACCTCTTCTACCACCCACCTCCGCTCTTCCCATCCAGCCAGCTGTACCTCCTGCGCCCGCTGCTGCCCCTGGACAAG GGAGAGCTTTACCGAATGTGCCAGGAGAGTTTGGACTGTGACCCCAAAGTCGCGGAGATCCTCGCAGCCCACCCTGATCTCCTCGGTGACAG gctgctgggcagcttCCTGAGCCTGAGCCCCGAGTACACATTTGTGCTGGAGGATGAGGGTGGTCCATGTGGCTATGCAGCCGGAGCACTCTGCGCCGAAGGCTTCCTGCAACAGCGAGACAGCAGCTGGCTGCCAGCCATACGGCACAAATACCCCCGAGACCTGGGCACAGGTGCCCCGGTTCTGGGACAG GATGCCCTGGAAGAAGCGCTGCTCTTCTTCCACACAGAGCCAccagctgtgcccctgcctgtgctgcgGCGCTTCCCCTCCCTGGTGCAGCTGGGCACAGCCCCCCGTGTGCTGGATGTGGGGGCCAGTCGCAGCCTGGCTATCTGCCTGCTGAGTGCACTCAGGGCCAACG GGTCGCGGGGAGTGTTTTGCGAGGTCAGTGCCGCTGACCGGCAGCAGCTGAGCTTCTACAGCAAGCTGGGCTTTGTCGCCCTGCCAGTGGCCTGGGGCAGCTCTCCTGGTGCGCGGCTCCTGGGACGTCTCCTCTGA
- the LOC142056858 gene encoding protein O-GlcNAcase-like isoform X6: protein MGQGCCLKVLPSCNVGFYGRPWSMEQRKLLFQWLKRWGLNCYMYAPKDELKHRLLWREPYTEHEAACMRSLIEAAQDQGVEFVFAISAGQDMVFSSAGDRLLLQQKLRQVAAMGCHSFALLFDDIDPCMCQADRDVFPSLAQAQASVANEVYQELGQPSVFLFCPTEYCSSLCSPSPSQSCYLLTLGQELLPGIGVIWTGPKVVSQELSATLLEEVEGVLQRRPIIWDNLYANDYDCRRVFLGPYTGRAPGLMPRLRGLLLNPNCELQANFIPIHTLGSWFQSELGSCAHADHTGMETAAALGDSQGPPEGSYSSQEALELALHDWVAEINQQALEPGGRTPGHPSISLKGGTRLQLGTEGGQEVMPDPQPHNSVPSGADQHGPEPCSVAPGEGMRKVTSEPKKGSGSRTPAGSRQSPTGDGDQLTAESRASCEPSSALPTVAGSAQSAGTPVATETLHSPAPPMCCSSGANTSQNLPLPTSDARTGDGSSPQPPSSMQPEVSRADTPPGPGAGASPGSPVPLTDGAGASPDPPVPLTDGAGASPDPPVPLTDGAGASPGPMAPLTPEEARSSPMALLTLEAAGSGPMVPLTPKEARTSPTASMTPMETGSVPAALLTLEEARSNSTAPLTLGEVRMLVELFYLPYHHGPLAQHLLEHFRWLRANSLSVGVPATAPDAGEGTQWRSRAQSFQLLCAQTCRLHSRFVSSAGRALLYDLHPYLWDIRNMLLAASAFILWLDGHLLCDPDPKGTWGSCFGWCQSITAPILLGGDAEPWARRGGLFGEFQALLPVGNSCDLFYHPPPLFPSSQLYLLRPLLPLDKGELYRMCQESLDCDPKVAEILAAHPDLLGDSRSTLRRRLPATARQQLAASHTAQIPPRPGHRCPGSGTGCPGRSAALLPHRATSCAPACAAALPLPGAAGHSPPCAGCGGQSQPGYLPAECTQGQRVAGSVLRGQCR, encoded by the exons GCTGAAACGCTGGGGACTGAACTGCTACATGTATGCGCCCAAGGATGAGCTGAAGCACCGGCTGCTCTGGCGAGAGCCCTACACAGAGCATGAGGCAG CCTGTATGCGGTCTCTCATCGAAGCTGCCCAAGACCAGGGTGTGGAGTTTGTTTTTGCCATTTCTGCTGGCCAGGACATGGTGTTTTCAAGTGCCGGGGATCGgcttctgctgcagcaaaaaCTCAGGCAG GTGGCTGCCATGGGGTGCCACTCCTTCGCGCTGCTCTTCGACGACATCGACCCCTGCATGTGCCAAGCTGACAGAGATGTCTTCCcctccctggcacaggctcAGGCCTCTGTGGCCAACGAGGTGTACCAGGAGCTGGGCCAACCCTCCGTCTTCCTTTTCTGCCCTACAG AGTACTGCAGTTCTCTGtgctctcccagccccagccagtcCTGCTACTTGTTGACCCTTGGCCAGGAGCTGCTCCCAGGGATTGGTGTCATCTGGACAG GCCCAAAGGTGGTGTCACAGGAGCTCTCAGCCAcactgctggaggaggtggagggTGTCCTGCAGCGCCGCCCCATCATCTGGGACAACCTGTATGCCAATGACTATGACTGCAGACGTGTCTTCCTGGGCCCCTACACGGGACGTGCCCCCGGCCTCATGCCCAGGCTCCGTGGGCTGCTCCTCAACCCCAACTGCGAGCTCCAGGCCAACTTCATCCCCATACACACATTGGGCAGCTGGTTTCAGAGCGAGCTGGGGAGCTGTGCTCATGCTGATCACACAG GGATGGAGACTGCGGCAGCCCTGGGAGACAGCCAAGGCCCACCGGAGGGAAGCTACAGCTCCCAGGAGGCCTTGGAGCTGGCGTTGCATGACTGGGTGGCAGAGATAAACCAGCAGGCCTTGGAGCCAG GAGGAAGGACCCCAGGACACCCCAGCATCAGCCTCAAGGGAGGAACGAGGCTGCAGCTTGGCACAGAGGGAGGACAGGAGGTCATGCctgacccccagccccacaacTCTGTTCCCAGTGGGGCAGATCAGCATGGCCCTGAGCCCTGCAGCGTGGCACCAGGAGAAGGAATGAGGAAGGTGACCTCGGAGCCCAAGAAGggcagtgggagcaggacacccgCTGGCAGTCGGCAAAGCCCTACAGGGGATGGGGACCAGCTCACCGCGGAGAGCAGAGCGAGCTGTGAgccctcctctgctctgcctacTGTGGCTGGGAGTGCCCAGTCTGCAGGAACCCCAGTGGCTACGGAGACTCTccacagcccagccccacccatgtgctgcagcagtggggCCAACACCAGCCAGAACCTTCCCCTACCCACCAGTGATGCCAGGACAGGGGATGgcagctccccccagccccccagcagTATGCAGCCTGAGGTCAGCAGGGCTGACACACccccagggcctggggcaggtGCCAGCCCTGGCTCCCCAGTACCACTCACTGATGGGGCTGGTGCCAGCCCTGACCCCCCAGTACCACTCACTGATGGGGCTGGTGCCAGCCCTGACCCCCCAGTACCGCTCACTGATGGGGCTGgtgccagccctggccccaTGGCACCATTGACCCCAGAGGAGGCCAGGTCCAGCCCCATGGCTCTGCTGACCCTGGAGGCGGCTGGATCTGGCCCCATGGTACCACTGACCCCCAAGGAGGCCAGAACCAGCCCTACAGCATCAATGACCCCCATGGAGACTGGGTCTGTCCCTGCGGCACTGCTGACCCTTGAGGAGGCCAGGTCCAATTCCACAGCACCACTGACCCTGGGGGAGGTGCGCATGCTGGTGGAGCTCTTCTACCTGCCCTACCATCATGGGCCACTGGCGCAGCATCTCCTGGAGCACTTTCGGTGGCTCCGAGCAAACAGCCTCAGTGTGGGGGTCCCAGCCACGGCACCCGATGCCGGCGAG GGCACACAGTGGCGCAGCCGAGCCCAGTCcttccagctgctctgtgctcagACATGCCGCCTGCACAGCCGCTTCGTCAGCAGCGCCGGACGGGCACTGCTCTACGACCTCCACCCCTACCTCTGGGACATCCGCAAcatgctgctggctgccagtgCCTTCATCCTCTGGCTGG ATGGCCACCTCCTCTGCGACCCTGACCCCAAGGGCACCTGGGGAAGCTGCTTTGGCT ggTGCCAGAGCATCACTGCCCCGATCCTGCTGGGGGGAGACGCTGAGCCCTGGGCACGTCGTGGGGGCCTCTTTGGAGAATTCCAG GCACTGCTGCCTGTGGGGAACAGCTGTGACCTCTTCTACCACCCACCTCCGCTCTTCCCATCCAGCCAGCTGTACCTCCTGCGCCCGCTGCTGCCCCTGGACAAG GGAGAGCTTTACCGAATGTGCCAGGAGAGTTTGGACTGTGACCCCAAAGTCGCGGAGATCCTCGCAGCCCACCCTGATCTCCTCGGTGACAG CCGGAGCACTCTGCGCCGAAGGCTTCCTGCAACAGCGAGACAGCAGCTGGCTGCCAGCCATACGGCACAAATACCCCCGAGACCTGGGCACAGGTGCCCCGGTTCTGGGACAG GATGCCCTGGAAGAAGCGCTGCTCTTCTTCCACACAGAGCCAccagctgtgcccctgcctgtgctgcgGCGCTTCCCCTCCCTGGTGCAGCTGGGCACAGCCCCCCGTGTGCTGGATGTGGGGGCCAGTCGCAGCCTGGCTATCTGCCTGCTGAGTGCACTCAGGGCCAACG GGTCGCGGGGAGTGTTTTGCGAGGTCAGTGCCGCTGA
- the LOC142056858 gene encoding protein O-GlcNAcase-like isoform X8: MRSLIEAAQDQGVEFVFAISAGQDMVFSSAGDRLLLQQKLRQVAAMGCHSFALLFDDIDPCMCQADRDVFPSLAQAQASVANEVYQELGQPSVFLFCPTEYCSSLCSPSPSQSCYLLTLGQELLPGIGVIWTGPKVVSQELSATLLEEVEGVLQRRPIIWDNLYANDYDCRRVFLGPYTGRAPGLMPRLRGLLLNPNCELQANFIPIHTLGSWFQSELGSCAHADHTGMETAAALGDSQGPPEGSYSSQEALELALHDWVAEINQQALEPGGRTPGHPSISLKGGTRLQLGTEGGQEVMPDPQPHNSVPSGADQHGPEPCSVAPGEGMRKVTSEPKKGSGSRTPAGSRQSPTGDGDQLTAESRASCEPSSALPTVAGSAQSAGTPVATETLHSPAPPMCCSSGANTSQNLPLPTSDARTGDGSSPQPPSSMQPEVSRADTPPGPGAGASPGSPVPLTDGAGASPDPPVPLTDGAGASPDPPVPLTDGAGASPGPMAPLTPEEARSSPMALLTLEAAGSGPMVPLTPKEARTSPTASMTPMETGSVPAALLTLEEARSNSTAPLTLGEVRMLVELFYLPYHHGPLAQHLLEHFRWLRANSLSVGVPATAPDAGEGTQWRSRAQSFQLLCAQTCRLHSRFVSSAGRALLYDLHPYLWDIRNMLLAASAFILWLDGHLLCDPDPKGTWGSCFGWCQSITAPILLGGDAEPWARRGGLFGEFQALLPVGNSCDLFYHPPPLFPSSQLYLLRPLLPLDKGELYRMCQESLDCDPKVAEILAAHPDLLGDRLLGSFLSLSPEYTFVLEDEGGPCGYAAGALCAEGFLQQRDSSWLPAIRHKYPRDLGTGAPVLGQDALEEALLFFHTEPPAVPLPVLRRFPSLVQLGTAPRVLDVGASRSLAICLLSALRANGSRGVFCEVSAADRQQLSFYSKLGFVALPVAWGSSPGARLLGRLL; this comes from the exons ATGCGGTCTCTCATCGAAGCTGCCCAAGACCAGGGTGTGGAGTTTGTTTTTGCCATTTCTGCTGGCCAGGACATGGTGTTTTCAAGTGCCGGGGATCGgcttctgctgcagcaaaaaCTCAGGCAG GTGGCTGCCATGGGGTGCCACTCCTTCGCGCTGCTCTTCGACGACATCGACCCCTGCATGTGCCAAGCTGACAGAGATGTCTTCCcctccctggcacaggctcAGGCCTCTGTGGCCAACGAGGTGTACCAGGAGCTGGGCCAACCCTCCGTCTTCCTTTTCTGCCCTACAG AGTACTGCAGTTCTCTGtgctctcccagccccagccagtcCTGCTACTTGTTGACCCTTGGCCAGGAGCTGCTCCCAGGGATTGGTGTCATCTGGACAG GCCCAAAGGTGGTGTCACAGGAGCTCTCAGCCAcactgctggaggaggtggagggTGTCCTGCAGCGCCGCCCCATCATCTGGGACAACCTGTATGCCAATGACTATGACTGCAGACGTGTCTTCCTGGGCCCCTACACGGGACGTGCCCCCGGCCTCATGCCCAGGCTCCGTGGGCTGCTCCTCAACCCCAACTGCGAGCTCCAGGCCAACTTCATCCCCATACACACATTGGGCAGCTGGTTTCAGAGCGAGCTGGGGAGCTGTGCTCATGCTGATCACACAG GGATGGAGACTGCGGCAGCCCTGGGAGACAGCCAAGGCCCACCGGAGGGAAGCTACAGCTCCCAGGAGGCCTTGGAGCTGGCGTTGCATGACTGGGTGGCAGAGATAAACCAGCAGGCCTTGGAGCCAG GAGGAAGGACCCCAGGACACCCCAGCATCAGCCTCAAGGGAGGAACGAGGCTGCAGCTTGGCACAGAGGGAGGACAGGAGGTCATGCctgacccccagccccacaacTCTGTTCCCAGTGGGGCAGATCAGCATGGCCCTGAGCCCTGCAGCGTGGCACCAGGAGAAGGAATGAGGAAGGTGACCTCGGAGCCCAAGAAGggcagtgggagcaggacacccgCTGGCAGTCGGCAAAGCCCTACAGGGGATGGGGACCAGCTCACCGCGGAGAGCAGAGCGAGCTGTGAgccctcctctgctctgcctacTGTGGCTGGGAGTGCCCAGTCTGCAGGAACCCCAGTGGCTACGGAGACTCTccacagcccagccccacccatgtgctgcagcagtggggCCAACACCAGCCAGAACCTTCCCCTACCCACCAGTGATGCCAGGACAGGGGATGgcagctccccccagccccccagcagTATGCAGCCTGAGGTCAGCAGGGCTGACACACccccagggcctggggcaggtGCCAGCCCTGGCTCCCCAGTACCACTCACTGATGGGGCTGGTGCCAGCCCTGACCCCCCAGTACCACTCACTGATGGGGCTGGTGCCAGCCCTGACCCCCCAGTACCGCTCACTGATGGGGCTGgtgccagccctggccccaTGGCACCATTGACCCCAGAGGAGGCCAGGTCCAGCCCCATGGCTCTGCTGACCCTGGAGGCGGCTGGATCTGGCCCCATGGTACCACTGACCCCCAAGGAGGCCAGAACCAGCCCTACAGCATCAATGACCCCCATGGAGACTGGGTCTGTCCCTGCGGCACTGCTGACCCTTGAGGAGGCCAGGTCCAATTCCACAGCACCACTGACCCTGGGGGAGGTGCGCATGCTGGTGGAGCTCTTCTACCTGCCCTACCATCATGGGCCACTGGCGCAGCATCTCCTGGAGCACTTTCGGTGGCTCCGAGCAAACAGCCTCAGTGTGGGGGTCCCAGCCACGGCACCCGATGCCGGCGAG GGCACACAGTGGCGCAGCCGAGCCCAGTCcttccagctgctctgtgctcagACATGCCGCCTGCACAGCCGCTTCGTCAGCAGCGCCGGACGGGCACTGCTCTACGACCTCCACCCCTACCTCTGGGACATCCGCAAcatgctgctggctgccagtgCCTTCATCCTCTGGCTGG ATGGCCACCTCCTCTGCGACCCTGACCCCAAGGGCACCTGGGGAAGCTGCTTTGGCT ggTGCCAGAGCATCACTGCCCCGATCCTGCTGGGGGGAGACGCTGAGCCCTGGGCACGTCGTGGGGGCCTCTTTGGAGAATTCCAG GCACTGCTGCCTGTGGGGAACAGCTGTGACCTCTTCTACCACCCACCTCCGCTCTTCCCATCCAGCCAGCTGTACCTCCTGCGCCCGCTGCTGCCCCTGGACAAG GGAGAGCTTTACCGAATGTGCCAGGAGAGTTTGGACTGTGACCCCAAAGTCGCGGAGATCCTCGCAGCCCACCCTGATCTCCTCGGTGACAG gctgctgggcagcttCCTGAGCCTGAGCCCCGAGTACACATTTGTGCTGGAGGATGAGGGTGGTCCATGTGGCTATGCAGCCGGAGCACTCTGCGCCGAAGGCTTCCTGCAACAGCGAGACAGCAGCTGGCTGCCAGCCATACGGCACAAATACCCCCGAGACCTGGGCACAGGTGCCCCGGTTCTGGGACAG GATGCCCTGGAAGAAGCGCTGCTCTTCTTCCACACAGAGCCAccagctgtgcccctgcctgtgctgcgGCGCTTCCCCTCCCTGGTGCAGCTGGGCACAGCCCCCCGTGTGCTGGATGTGGGGGCCAGTCGCAGCCTGGCTATCTGCCTGCTGAGTGCACTCAGGGCCAACG GGTCGCGGGGAGTGTTTTGCGAGGTCAGTGCCGCTGACCGGCAGCAGCTGAGCTTCTACAGCAAGCTGGGCTTTGTCGCCCTGCCAGTGGCCTGGGGCAGCTCTCCTGGTGCGCGGCTCCTGGGACGTCTCCTCTGA